DNA sequence from the Scophthalmus maximus strain ysfricsl-2021 chromosome 1, ASM2237912v1, whole genome shotgun sequence genome:
ACCGGGGTCAGTGTCAGCCCCTcagagccccgccccctggccTCTGACACCGGTCGTCTTCCTGActaaccccctccctcctgcccgtctgtctgtctgtctgtctgtctgtctgtgtgtgtgtcgttagGCTGATGGGAAGCATGTCCCTGTCTAACCACTACCGCTCCGAGGTGCTGCTGGACGTGGAGACGGCGGCCGGCGGCTTCCAGCAGAGGAAGGGGATGCGGCGCTGCCTCCCGCTCACCTTCTGCTTCCACACCGGACTGAGTCAGTACATGGCCCTGGAGCCGGCGGAGGGACGCCGCATGTTCGAGAGCTTCTACCCCTGCCCCGTCCGTAAACattcctttcaaaataaaggcccCTTCACGGGGAGGAAAGAGACTGAcagttgtttttcctgtgttttaGGACCAGACGGCTCAGGATCCTTCAGCCATCGACATGTTCATCACAGGTTGGTTCACTCGTCTCCGCCCTCGCTCCTGAGAACAGGAAGTCAGTCTTTGTAGCAGTTGGATGTGAAGATGTTTCTTCCCTCTCCGAGTCCTAACTCGGTCAAACACACGGGACACGTGTTgatgtgacatcacttcctgagGATGTTGTCATCTCTGATGTCATCACAATAAGCCTCCATTAGAAAGCAGATTACAGTCTGACAGCATGTAACGCTCCGACTCTTTCCCAAAGCATTCTGGTAGTTGTAGTTCAGTGTCCGACTCAGCTGCTTTTCCAATAAAGGATTATGAATATGAACGTGATCCTGACctctcagaataaaaaaaaaaatttgtttgcTTGAAAGTTTTCACCAATTTTTTCATAAATCTCCTGTAGATGAGTGTAAATAAGAACAATTGATTCATTCAACTGTAAAAGAAGCAGGaactatttattattaattgtaaAGTTTGTGTTCAGGTTCCTGTTTCTTGGAGTGGTTCACTGGCTACGTCCACAACGTGGTCACAGGAGAATATCCAATCATCAGAGACCAGATCTTCAggtaacacactcacacacacacacacacacacacacacacacactgctctgacTTCAGACACTTGACtggtgtatgtttgtttgtgcaggtaTGTGCATGATAAAGGTTGCGTGGCGACCACCGGTGACATCACCGTCTCTGTTTCTACCTCCTTCCTGCCGGAACTTTCCTCCGTCCACCCACCGCACTTCTTTTTCACCTACCGCATCAGGTAAGTGTCGGCGTCCTCGCTGTCGGCGGCGCGCGTCAAACCGCGTCAAACTTCTTTTAATCGGTGTAACGTCTTTTCAGGATCGAGATGTCGAGCGTTGCGTCGCCCGAAGCCGCCTGTCAGCTAGACAGCCGCTACTGGAAAATCACCACCTCCGACGGCAACGTGGAGGAAGTTCAGGGGCCCGGCGTGGTCGGTACGCTGCTCACATCACGTCACATGACCTCCTGCACGGCTCCACTGTGATTGGCTAAGATGAGCTGCTgaatgtgcgtctgtgtttctgtgcaggaGAGTTTCCGGTCATGACCCCAGGAAAGGTACATGAGTACGCCAGCTGCACCACCTTCTCCACGCCGTCAGAGTACATGGAAGGTCACTACACCTTCCACCGCCTCGGTAACGTCACCGCCAACATGTTGATCATGTGTCTGTCACTGCAggaagtgttttattttgaaaacgttacattaaaatacatccAAGTACAGTCCCtgcaggcttttattgtgaaggagcTGAAGTGAAATGacaccttgttgttgttttttcttttgcagccaATAAGGAAGAAGTTTTCCATGTGACCATCCCTCGCTTCCACATGGTCTGCCCCCCCTTCAGAGAGCCTGTGGTCCGGACGGTAACATCTGCTGatacattatcattatcattatcattattattgattattgatttagTCCTGTTTATAAATGTGACTTCCTGTTCGTGTCTCACATCTGCAGCACAAGCCGTCGGCCAGCTTCACGCCTCGCCgcgacgaccacgacgacgagTTCTGTGACGGAGACGGTGACGACTTCGGCGACCTGAGAGGAATCAACATGGCGGCGCTGGAGGGGGCATGGTGCCCCCGTCACatctgacctccgacctctcaGCACAGTGTTGATGGACTGCCAGTTGTTCAGGCCTGAGTGGTGATTGGTTGACAGGCAGCAGGGGATTCTGGGACAGGAAGCACCAAGCAGAGCCATATACGGTACCGAGCCCCTTCAACTTCCTGCTGCCGGTCCGGCGCTGAGGTGCAGtttccttcttttgtttcatcttttctCATTATGATCAGAAACTGATGGACGAGCTCCGACAGGGAGGACGAGGCGGTGACGTCGCCACGCTCACCTTTGCTAGGAGGAAGCTGCCCACTTCCTattaagaggaagaagaggggggttTGTGTCGGGTGACGAACCAATCAGGAGCTGGATCATTATGTGACTTTGAGTTTGTCGGGTTTCCTCCGTAGAATGATAtgggttgtttattttttaaatctttccactgcaggaaCCAATCGATTGATTATTGATCGATCAGTTTGTCTCGCTCTAATTTAACCATGATGATAGTTTGATCGGAGCTACTTCCAGCACAatgaggctccgcccacacagccattttaaaactcatctccgttgctatggttacgcctggtgtcattgttttccagcctctgaatcagagacTGATTGGTtgtcatcagtcacgactcaaagtcactaacacttcctgtcagtaacagttccacctcgtcgtccccgctgttcctccttcagaggagtgtctgttactaagcaaccagctgcagaggagacaatctacttcctgtttacacctgagtggtcaTGTTAcacgtgtgttagtgtggacggagattatGACTGATATGGAGACCAAATCCttgtgtgggcggagcctcagAACAAGTTACATAAACACTAAAGACATTTCACACTCAATCACAGATaggattaataaaataaaagtctaaGAGGAGTCTGGGAAATATTTCTCCAgctcagattttattttgaaaacatgactcatttaattttcctttcTCATAGAGTTGATATTCTGATCCCGACGTTCCAGGTTTATAAAACACTGGAGCAGCTTCTTCTCACTTTCCTTCGTGTGACATGCTCATATTTTGTTATTACGTTATGTTGACTTCCTGCAGTGGAAAACAGACCAGTGTTAcgtttctttgtttccttgtcAGAAATCATAAGGAACAAatagggcttttattttggaggagGCTGCATCATGTTTGAAAGTGTTTCCCTCATGATGCGTCGGCGTcgctctgctgtgattggtgggtttgtttttgtatgtttttgtctaaataaataaagaaacactAATGACATCATGTTCTGACCCTGAGCTGTAGCCACGCCCCCCGGGCTTCACgtcacatttcacaaacagaAGAAGTGACGGCGCATTCAGCTTCCTCAGGTGATGAAGTCAGAGTGAAAAAAATGGACGCTACAAAGACTTTATTCATTATTAGAAACAAGAGgtttaaactgaatatttaaatgtaaaactaGTTTTTATTAACTTCAGAAACCACAGTACCACAACTTTATGATCAGTAATATTGATCTCGGATCGATGCTTCAGGTTTTCCTTCTCCtcatggacacaaacaaacaaaacaactttacaagtgcttttatttaaaaaaatgttcatcagTGACGACGTACAAACA
Encoded proteins:
- the fbxo3 gene encoding F-box only protein 3, with translation MAAATSDLRVDLLPSDPLLHVLSFLSFRDLVHCSYVSRRLNELSKHNPLWKSLCSKHWLLTDADRLQSGVSWFCLFTQTYRDLGRYVQFYPTLKRSWEQLKSFLQLRCPRMIASLKEGATEVELNDIEAQIGCRLPDDYRCSYRIHNGQKLVIPGLMGSMSLSNHYRSEVLLDVETAAGGFQQRKGMRRCLPLTFCFHTGLSQYMALEPAEGRRMFESFYPCPDQTAQDPSAIDMFITGSCFLEWFTGYVHNVVTGEYPIIRDQIFRYVHDKGCVATTGDITVSVSTSFLPELSSVHPPHFFFTYRIRIEMSSVASPEAACQLDSRYWKITTSDGNVEEVQGPGVVGEFPVMTPGKVHEYASCTTFSTPSEYMEGHYTFHRLANKEEVFHVTIPRFHMVCPPFREPVVRTHKPSASFTPRRDDHDDEFCDGDGDDFGDLRGINMAALEGAWCPRHI